The DNA region CGCTGGTCACCGCGATCGGCTGCGTGTGGCCGCTGTCACGGGCGGCACGCTCGAAGGCCTTGGCGGCCGAGTGCAGATTGCCCGACCCGTAATCGACGATAGCGACAGTCATCGCGGCCGCTCCGGCTCGGGAAACAAACCGATCACGTCATGGCCGCCCGGCGGCTCATGGCGCACCGTCGACGTGTAAGTCGGTTCCGGCGATACCGGCGCCGGCGGCGCGTCGTTCGGGCGCTTGGCCCACTCGGCGTAGAAGCGCCGCTCGGCCATTTCCTCGTCGTCGCCGACCACGAAGCCGAGTTGCCGCCAGCCGCGCCGCGACAAGGTCCAGCGCCGGATGCTCGATGCCTCGAAACCCATCGCAAGCGCGATCAACACGCCGACGAGCAACTGCACGCTCGGAGAAATGCGCAAGGAGGCAAGCCCGAAGCCGAGCGCAGCGTAGAGCACGACATAGATGACGAGCGCCAGCCACAGCCGGTGCACCAGCAGCCACAGCGGCGTCAGCAAAAACGCCCAGAAATGGAAGCCGTCGCGCACGAAGCGAAAGCGCTCGGGAGCGCTCGTCGTGTCACCGCTTTTCGGCGGCGGGGCGTGCACGGTGTATGTGGGCATTGCTACTCTCTTTACGCTCCCCTTGTGGGGAGGGTCGCTTGCCGAATGACAGCGGGGCAAGCGGGGTGGGATCGGCCTTATGAAGGGTCACTCATCCAATAACGCAACCACCCCCGCCCGCTCGCGACCTGCGGTCGCTCGCCGCCCTCCCCACAAGGGGGAGAGCGAAACACTTACCCGCCCAGCGAACCCTTGGTGGACGGCACCTCGTCCTTGGCGCGGGGATCGATCGCCACGGCTGCGCGCAGGGCCCGCGCCAGCCCCTTGAAGCACGACTCCGCAATATGGTGATCGTTGGCGCCATACAAAGTCTCGACGTGCAGCGTGATACCGGCATTCATCGCGAAAGCCTGGAACCACTCGCGCACCAGCTCGGTGTCGAAGTTGCCGACCTTCTCCCGGCCGAACGTCGCCTTGAACACCAGAAACGGCCGGCCCGAAATATCGAGCGCCACCCGGCTGAGCGTCTCGTCCATCGGCAGATGCACGTCGGCGTAGCGAGTAATGCCTTTCATGTCGCCGAGCGCCTGCTTCACCGCCTGGCCGAGCGCGATGCCGACGTCCTCGGTGGTGTGGTGCTGGTCGATGTGCAGGTCGCCCACCGCCTTGATGGTCATGTCGATGCGCGAATGACGCGCCAGCAGATCGAGCATGTGATCGAGAAACCCGATGCCGGTCGCGATCTGCGAACAGCCGGTTCCATCGAGGTCGATCGCGACGTCGATGTCAGTTTCCTTGGTCTTCCGTTTCACGGCGCCTTTGCGCATAGCCAGTCCCTTGGCAAAGCCCTGAAATCCTTCGAGTCCGGCGCCTTTTATCAGGGGCTACCGGCGTTGGCCACACAAGCCGGCGGTCGCCCTTAACCGTCCGCCAAGGCGCCGACGGGAGGAACGTAATACCACATCCCTGGGTTGACTTATCTGTCGGCTACCATCTCTATTTGCTCCGGGGAAATGCCGGGGTGGGATGCATGGCCGCGAGCGAACCGACCGTCGCACATCGCAAAGTGACCGCGAGTTCGGACCGCTCTTTCGGCCTCGTCTTCGCAGGGTTTTTCGGCGTGGTGGCCCTGCTGCCGCTCATCCGCGGCGGCCCGCCGCGCCTCTGGGCGCTCGCCATCGCCGCCGCTTTCGCCGCTGTGGCGATGCTGGCGCCACGCTGGCTGCAGCCGCTGAACCGGATCTGGTTCAAGCTCGGCCTGCTGCTGCACCACATCGTCAATCCGCTGATCATGGCGCTGATGTTCTACGGCGCCATTCTGCCGATGGCCTTGTTGCTGCGCGCGCTGGGCAAGGACCTGCTGCGCCTCAAGCGCGACCCCGACGCGGCCTCCTACTGGATCGTCCGGGACCCGCCGGGCCCGGCGCCGCAATCGATGAACAAGCAGTTTTAGAGGGTGGCAATGTCGTTCGTGGCGGAGCTCTGGGACTTCATCCGCAGCCGCAAGAAATTCTGGCTCATGCCGATCATCGTCATGATGGTGGCATTCGGCGGCCTCATCGTGCTGACGAAAGGCTCCGCCGTCGCGCCTTTCATCTATACGCTGTTCTGAGCGCGGCGCCGGCATGAATGTGCTCGGCATTTCCGCGTTCTACCATGACAGCGCCGCCGCGCTGGTGCACGACGGCGTCATCGTCAACGCCGCGCAGGAAGAGCGCTTCACACGCAAGAAGCACGATCCCGGCTTTCCGGCACAAGCCATCCGCTGGTGCCTCGCCGATGCCGGATTGCAGCCGCGCGATATCGATCGCATCGCGTTTTACGACAAGCCGTTCCTGAAGTTCGAACGCCTGCTCGAGACTTATCTCGCTTTCGCGCCGCGCGGCTTCCGCTCGTTCAGAACGGCGATGCCGGTCTGGCTGAGCGAGAAGCTGTTTCAGAAGGACATGCTGCTGAAGGAGCTGCGCGCCATCGATCCAGCGCTCGGCGAAGCCGAAAGGCTGCTGTTCGCCGAACACCACTTCAGTCACGCCGCTTCGGCCTTCTATCCGTCGCCGTTCGAACAGGCCGCCGTGCTCACGATGGACGGCGTCGGCGAATGGGCGACGACGTCGGCGGGCCTGGGCCACGGCAGCGGCCTCACGATCACGAAGGAAATCCACTTTCCGCATTCGCTTGGTCTGCTGTATTCCGCCTTCACCTACTACACCGGCTTCAAGGTCAATTCCGGCGAGTACAAGGTGATGGGCCTCGCGCCCTACGGCGAACCGAAATACGCGCGGACGATCTTCGACAATCTCATCGACCTCAAAGCCGACGGCTCGTTCCGGCTCAATCTCGATTACTTCGATTATTGCACCGGGCTGACCATGACCAACCCGCGTTTCGATGCGCTGTTCGGCGCCCCGCCGCGCCGGCCGGAAGTGTGGCTCACGCAACGCGAGATGGATCTCGCCGCATCGATCCAGGCCGTCACCGAGGAGGTCGTGCTGCGGCTGGCACGCGGCCTCGTCGCCGAGACCGGAATGCGCCACCTGTGTCTTGCAGGCGGGGTCGCGCTCAACTGCGTCGCCAACGGCAAAGTGCTACGCGACGGCATCGTCGACGACATCTGGATTCAGCCAGCGGCGGGCGATGCCGGCGGCGCCATAGGCGCGGCCTTGGCTGCCTGTCATCAGCACGAGAAGTTGCCGCGCGTATCGACCAATGGACCCGACGGCATGCGCGGTGCCTATCTCGGCCCCGCCTTCGCGCAGGCCGAGGTCGAAAGACGGCTCACCGATGCCGGCGCCCGCTTCAGCATCGCAAGCGATGACGCGCTGATCGACAGCACCGCGCGCGCGCTCAGCGACGGCCAGGCCGTAGGCTGGTTCCAGGGCCGCATGGAGTTCGGTCCGCGCGCACTCGGCGCCCGTTCCATCCTCGCCGATCCCCGGGCACCGGCGATGCAAAAGACGCTGAATCTCAAGGTGAAATATCGCGAGAGCTTCCGGCCGTTCGCGCCGGCGGTGCTGCGCGAGGATGTCGCCGACTGGTTCGACCTCGATAAAGACTCGCCCTACATGCTGCTGGTCGCGCCGGTGGCCGAACCGCACCGGCGGGGCATGAGCGCGGCGGAAGAGGCCTTGTTCGGCATCGATAAGCTCAACGTGCCGCGGTCCGATATCCCAGCCGTGACGCATGTCGATTATTCGGCGCGCATTCAGACGGTTCACGCCGCGACCAATCCGCGCTTCCACGCGCTGATCGATCGCTTCAAGGCGCTCACCGGCTGCCCGATCTTGGTGAACACCAGCTTCAACGTCCGCGGCGAGCCGATCGTTGGTACGCCGGAAGACGCCTTCCGTTGCTTCATGGGCACCGATCTTGACCTGCTCGCCATTGGCAATTGCCTGCTGCGCAAGAGCGATCAGGACGCGGCTCTGAAGCAGGATTACCGCGACGCTTTCGAACTCGATTGAGGACGGCCGATGACACGTCCGGGCAGGCTGATCGAGTACGGCGTGGCGGCCGTGTTCGTCTGCGCTGCCCTCGCCGTCAGCCCGCAAGGCATCGCGCTGGCGACCGGCCGCGCCGACCTGTCGTTCCGCGTCACCGTCATCAGCCTGGCCTTCGTCGTGTTCCTGCTGATCATCGCGTTCGCCGCCGCGACGCAAGGGCGGCTGCGCCGCGCAACGTTCTATGCGGCGGCGCTAGCCTTTCCGTTTGTCCTCTTGGCCGGGCTCGAGGCCGGCGCGGTCGCGGTGCGGCTCGCCGATGTGGTGGCGCCGCTCGAAGATACGTCGACGCTGGCGAACCAAAAGCCGTGGCCTAAGCATCTGCTCAGCGAGACCAGCTACTACACAACGCCGGAGGGCCTCGTCCTCTATCACCCGTGGCGCAACGGCGACATCAGCTTCAACGCGCTCGGCCTGCGCACCGCGATGCCCTCACCCAAACAACCCGGCGAATGGCGCGTGGCCGTCAGCGGCGGTTCGGCGGCCTGGGGCTGGCGCGTGATCGACGCCGACACCATTGCGGTCGTTTTACAGGGCCTTCTGCGCCGCGGCGGCCACGGCAACGTCACCGTGTACAATTTCGGCATCGGCGGCGCGACGCTGAAACGCGAACTCGCGTTGCTGCAGCATTTCCGCGCGCTCTACGAGATCGACCAGGTGCTGTTCTACACCGGCGCCAACGACGTGTTCTCGGCCTATATGAGCGCGACCAACAGCCGCTATGGCCCCTGGGTCGGCACCACGGTCTCGTTCGAACTGATGAAGACGCTGGTGCGGCTGCAGGCGGTCGCGACAGCCCCCGCGCCGGCAACGCTGCAATGGCTTGACGACGCCGTTCTGCCCGCAGCGATCAAAGAGAACACGTTACGCGCCGGCATCGCGGCGACGGACGCCTATTGCCGCGAAGCCAAGCTCGTCTGCGACTTCGCGCTGCAGCCGATGATGTTCGACCGCCCGGTGCATCCAGGCGCTGAGGCACGCATGGCCGCGACGCTCGCGCGCATCTATCCGCGGATGGATGTCCTGGCGCGGCAAATGTATCGCGACGCCGTCGCGTCCGGTCCGCCCGGACGCGTGTTCGATCTGTCGGACACCTTCCAGCAGGCCGCCCAGCCACTGTTTCTCGACACCGTACATCTCAACGAAGCCGGCAATCGCATCGTCGCTGAGCGCATCGCGCCGATCGTCACGGCACACGTGCCGTAACCGTCAGGAACGAACGCCAAGCACCGTCAGCGAGCGCCATCCGCCGCCCGGCGTCTGCCATTCGATCGACTGACCGACCGACAAGCCGATCAACGCGGCGCCGACCGGCGACAACACCGACAGCTTGCCTTCCGCGAGATCGGCGTCCTCCGGATAGACCAGCGTAACGGTGCGCGTCTGATCGGTCGTGTCATCCTTGAACTCGACCTGCGAGCCCATGGTGACGACGCCATGCAACAGGAAACCGGACGGCACGATCGTCGCGCGTGCGACCTCGCGCGCGAGGAATTCCGCCGTGCGCGGAAACGTCGCGGTCGCCGCGCTCGCGAGACGGTCGAGACGTTCGCAATCGATGCCGCTCAATGTGATCGGCGGTAATTCCTTCCGTGTGAGTGTCATGATTTGTCTGCCTTTCTTTGTACGTGTTGTGCGAGGAGCGCGACGGACGCGCCGATGAACTTTTGTGATGGACGCGGTTCCCCCCGGCTCGCATGGGCTTCGCGAGCGTCCGTGACGACGGAATGTGGGAAGACGTCAGAAGAACCCGGGACGACAGAAGTCGCCCGGGCTACCTGCCTGCTTGCAGGAGACCCGCGCGGGAAAAACGCCGTGCTGCGTAACGCGCCTGGGTAATCATGCCGCAAATCTAGACACGCAATCCGCCTTGTCAATGGAGCGGGTCCGGCGCGTCTGCGGACCGAAACCGGCCGTTTGCATACCCGATCGGGGACGCTTACATGTCCGGAACGCAGAAGGTCCTCTCAATGGCATCCAACGAAATTCCCACCTGGCACGGCACCACCATCCTCACCGTCCGCAAAGGCGGCAAGGTCGTGATCGGCGGCGATGGCCAGGTTTCGATCGGCCAGACCATCATCAAGTCCAACGCCAAGAAGGTACGCAAACTCGGCAAGGGCGACGTGATCGGCGGTTTCGCCGGCGCCACAGCCGATGCCTTCACCTTGTTCGAGCGCCTGGAAGCGAAGCTCGAGCAATATCCCGGCCAGCTCACGCGCGCTGCCGTCGAGCTCGCCAAGGATTGGCGCACCGACCGCTATCTGCGCCGGCTGGAGGCCATGATGATCGTCGCGGACGCGAACGTGTCGTTGGTGCTCACCGGCACCGGCGACGTGCTCGAGCCGGAGCAGAATGTGATGGGCATCGGCTCCGGCGGCAATTACGCGCTCGCCGCCGCGCGCGCTCTGCTCGACAGCGAGCACGATGCCGAAACCATCGTGCGCCGCTCGCTCGATATCGCGGCCGACATCTGCGTCTACACCAACCGCAGCGTCACGATTGAAAGTTTGAAAGGTTAGTACCACCGCCGCCATCCTTCGAGGCTCGCTGACGCTCGCACCTCAGGATGACGGCGAAAAGCCTTCGTCCCGTCACCCTGAGGTGCGAGGGCGAAGCCCGAGCCTCGAAGGGCGACGGCCCCAGCATCTGAAAGTCTACCGATGACCGACTTCTCCCCCCGCGAAATCGTTTCCGAACTCGACCGCTATATCGTCGGTCAGGCCGACGCCAAGCGCGCCGTCGCCATTGCGCTGCGTAACCGCTGGCGCCGTTTGCAACTCGACGACAAGCTGCGCGAAGAGGTGCTGCCGAAGAACATCCTGATGATCGGCCCCACCGGCGTCGGCAAGACCGAGATTTCGCGGCGGCTTGCCAAGCTCGCCGGCGCGCCGTTCCTCAAGGTCGAAGCCACCAAGTTCACCGAGGTCGGTTATGTCGGCCGCGACGTCGAGCAGATCGTGCGCGATCTTGTCGAGATCGGCTTGTCGCTGACGCGCGAACGAAAACGCAAGGACGTGCAGGCGCGCGCGGAGATGTCGGCCGAAGAGCGCGTTCTCAGCGCGCTGGTCGGGCCCGGCGCGAGCCCGGCGACGCGCGAAAGCTTCCGCAAGAAGCTGCGCGCGGGCGAACTGGACGACAAGGAGATCGAGATCGAGGTGCAGGCCGGCTCCAGCGGCATTCCGATGTTCGAGATCCCCGGCATGCCGGGCGCGCAATTGGGCGCGGTCAACATCGGTGACATCTTCGGCAAGCTCGGCGGCGGCCGCACCAAGACGCGCCGCGTCACCGTGAAGGAGTCGCATCCGATCCTGGTGAACGAAGAATCGGACAAGCTGCTCGACGACGAGCAGTTGGTGATCGAGGCGATCCGGTCGGTCGAGCAGAACGGCATCGTCTTTCTCGACGAGATCGACAAGATCGCCGGCCGCGAAGGCCGCTCCGGCGCCGATGTCTCACGCGAAGGCGTGCAGCGTGATTTGCTGCCGCTGATCGAAGGCACCACCGTCAACACCAAGCATGGGCCGGTGAAGACGGATCATATCCTGTTCATCGCGTCGGGTGCATTCCACATCTCCAAGCCGTCGGATCTGTTACCGGAGTTGCAGGGTCGCTTGCCGATCCGTGTCGAACTCAAGGCGCTCACGCGTGACGATTTCCGCCGCATCCTGACCGAGCCGGAAGCTTCGCTGATCAAGCAATACGTCGCGCTGATGGCCACCGAAGGCGTGACGCTCGAATTCGGCGAGGATGCCATCGATGCGATCGCCGATATCGCCGTGGCGGTGAATGCCTCGGTCGAGAACATCGGCGCGCGCCGCCTGCAGACGGTGATGGAGCGGGTGTTGGACGAAGTCTCGTTCTCGGCGCCGGACCGCAATGGCGAGACGGTCAAGGTCGATGCCGCCTTCGTGCAGAAGTACATCGGCGATCTGGCGAAGAACACGGATCTGAGCCGCTTCATTCTGTAGCGTCGGCGGACCGCGCGGCGCTACAACTCGTGCATAAGATTTTGCACGTTTTAGTAGAGTCCGCGCCGCGCTCCGGAGGCATTTTCGTCACGCGCGGCGGTAACCGGGCGGCGGTTCGGTGCTAACGCACTGACAATCCTTTGGATCTTTAAATACGATTATGCACTGTATTTTATCAGGCCGCGCTGTTCCGACCACAACCGCGCTGTCAAACTCAGATTTACGGTGTCAAATCCAGATTTACAGCGGTCGCGATCTGGCAATAAATATTTGGCTGAGGAGCGTCCTATGTCCGCAGATCTCCGGGGTGCCGCGGCGGTCGCTGGCGGCGATCTGACCCCGGGCGAACATCTTCGGGCGGAAATCGAACGGCTCGGCCTCGATCAGGTCGCGGTCAGCCAAGCCACCGGCGTCTCGCGTCAGTCGATCAACAATATCGTCAACGGCCGTCAGCCGATCTCGCGGGCGATGGCCGGCAAGCTCGCGCGTCTGACCGGCCACTCCTCCGATTACTGGCTGCGCTCCACCTTTCCACGCGCAAAGGCGCCGACGAGTTCGCGCGGCAAGCGCGCCGCGTTCGAGCCCGCCGGCCGGCCGCTCGGCGTCGGCATCCTGGTGAATCATCAGATCGTCCGCGCGGTGCATGATGGCGTGATCCGCATCGAGCCGTTCGACGAAACGCATGTGCAGATGGCGTCGATCGATTTCACGCTCGACGATTTCGTCGTCACCGCGGACGGCGCGAAGGTCGACATCAGCGATGGACAGAGCTTCACTTTGCGCAGCGGTCAGTCCGTGAACGTCAGCACTAGGGAGTGGCTGGAGCTTCCCTACGACTACATCGGCCACGTCGGCGCGCGAACAGCGCTCGCGCGCGCCGGCATCATGGCCTCACACGGTCTGCAGATCGGGCCAGGCTTCAAAGGCAATCTGCAATTCTGCATTTTCAACGCGAGCGCCCGGCACTTCGAACTTCGCAGCGGCGATCCGGTGATCAGCGTCGAGATCCTGCCGCTCAGCGCCACGCCGATCATAGCGCGTGCCCCCGATCGGGAAGGCTGAAGAGTGCGCCTAGACGGCCGTCGTCGTCTCCGTTTGACTAATCGATGATAAATAAAATTTGACAGCACCGTCCCGCCCAGTATCCTTGGTTGTAGAGACGCGCGGATGAAACCGCTTTTTCCAAGGTGGAGGGCGACACATGGCGAATTCGACGGGCAAGACCGCGTCCGGACCCGGCAGGTCCGCGCGACGCAGCTCGGCAGGACAGCACGATCCCGCCGACGCCATGGAAGTCGAGCTACTGCAGCTCTGGATCGGCATCTCGCGGCTGCGCGAGTCGCTGCGCGACAGTCGCCGATGTCGGCCGCATCAGCCGGCGGCGGCAAGGACGTCACGCCGCGCCGTGGCGCGGCTCAGACGCGGTCATGCCACCGGACGGCTGCGACGCCGTCCTATTTCTTCTTGCGAGTGACGCCGTGATCGGCCGCGGGCTCGGTAATCGCCACGGGATCAGAGGCGGGGAAGGTATCTTCGAGCCCTTCCTCGAGCTCGCGCTCGAGCGTCTGCTTGTCCGGCTTGCCGGTTTTGCTGCCGCCCTTGTTCTTTTCGGGATGCGTCGTCATCGTCGATTCTCCGCCTGACACCCTTTACCGCGTTCGCTAATCGCGCGAGCGCCGAAGCCGCACATAGAGCGCGCCTTCGCCGCCATGAGCGATGTGCGCATTTTCGAAGCCAATCACAAGGGCGCGGAATTCCGGCAAGGCCAGCCAATGCGGCACCTGACGCTTGAGCACGCCGCGTTCGCCTTCGCCGTCACGCCGGCCCTTCCCGGTGATCACCAGCACCAAACGCGCATCGCGCGCGACCGCCGCCCGCAAAAAACGCAACAAAGCGCCGTGCGCCTCGCTTTGCGTGAGACCGTGCAGATCGAGCCGTCCGTCGATCGAGTCCTTGCCGCGCACCACGCGTTGCTTCATGCGCCGGCCGAGCGGCGCCAGCGGCGGCGGCGCTCGCATCTCCACGCGGGGCGGTGCGGCGATCGGTTGCGGCTTCACACTGTTGATGCGTGTCGCAGACGCGGGCGGCGGGGCGGCTTCGCTTTCGTCGTCGATCTCGGTCGGCTGGCGGCGCGGCACGATCGACTGTGTCACCGCCTTCCACAACACCCGCTCCTCGCGCGACAAGGGTCGGCGCCTGTTGCCGTCGCGCGTGCTCATGACTTACCGGCGTGATTTGGCCGAGGCCGCGGTCGATCCCGTGCCCGCGTCGGCAATGACATCCTTCGGCCGCGCCTTCGGCAACGGCACGTCCGGCGCATTGTTGCCTTTCGTCGCGACGGTGCGCGGCACCAGCATGACGAAGTTGCCGAACTGCTTGATGCGGCCGGCGATGCTGCCGATCTCCTCGCCGGCGCCGAAATAGATGTCGGCGCGCGCCGGTCCGACGATGGCCGAGCCGGTATCCTGGGCGATCAGCAGGCGTTGGAATTTCGTCTCGGGCTTTTCGCTCTCGATCGGCAGTTCGGCATCGATCCAGATCGGCGTGCCGTAGACATGCAGCTTTTTGTCGACGGCGAGCGAACGCAACGGCGTCAGCGGCACGCCTTGTGCGCCGATGCATTCCTCATGCGCCGCCAGCGACGTCTCGGTGAAGAATACGAAGGATTTGTTCTTGCGCCGTAACGCCTGGGCTTCTTCCGGATTGGCTTCCATCCAGGCGCGGATCTTGTCCATCGACATGTCGTCTTTGGCGATGATGCCGCGGTCGACGAGATCGCGCCCGACCGGGTAATATTTCATGCCGTTCGACGCGACATAATTGAGGCGCAGCAGCTTGCCGTCTTCGAGCTTCACGCGCGTCGAGCCCTGAATCTGCGCAAAGAAAGCGTCGATCGGATTCTTCACCCAGCAGATTTCCAGGCCT from Pseudolabrys taiwanensis includes:
- a CDS encoding DUF2628 domain-containing protein produces the protein MPTYTVHAPPPKSGDTTSAPERFRFVRDGFHFWAFLLTPLWLLVHRLWLALVIYVVLYAALGFGLASLRISPSVQLLVGVLIALAMGFEASSIRRWTLSRRGWRQLGFVVGDDEEMAERRFYAEWAKRPNDAPPAPVSPEPTYTSTVRHEPPGGHDVIGLFPEPERPR
- the hisB gene encoding imidazoleglycerol-phosphate dehydratase HisB, with protein sequence MRKGAVKRKTKETDIDVAIDLDGTGCSQIATGIGFLDHMLDLLARHSRIDMTIKAVGDLHIDQHHTTEDVGIALGQAVKQALGDMKGITRYADVHLPMDETLSRVALDISGRPFLVFKATFGREKVGNFDTELVREWFQAFAMNAGITLHVETLYGANDHHIAESCFKGLARALRAAVAIDPRAKDEVPSTKGSLGG
- a CDS encoding SxtJ family membrane protein, coding for MAASEPTVAHRKVTASSDRSFGLVFAGFFGVVALLPLIRGGPPRLWALAIAAAFAAVAMLAPRWLQPLNRIWFKLGLLLHHIVNPLIMALMFYGAILPMALLLRALGKDLLRLKRDPDAASYWIVRDPPGPAPQSMNKQF
- a CDS encoding DUF5989 family protein produces the protein MSFVAELWDFIRSRKKFWLMPIIVMMVAFGGLIVLTKGSAVAPFIYTLF
- a CDS encoding carbamoyltransferase family protein; amino-acid sequence: MNVLGISAFYHDSAAALVHDGVIVNAAQEERFTRKKHDPGFPAQAIRWCLADAGLQPRDIDRIAFYDKPFLKFERLLETYLAFAPRGFRSFRTAMPVWLSEKLFQKDMLLKELRAIDPALGEAERLLFAEHHFSHAASAFYPSPFEQAAVLTMDGVGEWATTSAGLGHGSGLTITKEIHFPHSLGLLYSAFTYYTGFKVNSGEYKVMGLAPYGEPKYARTIFDNLIDLKADGSFRLNLDYFDYCTGLTMTNPRFDALFGAPPRRPEVWLTQREMDLAASIQAVTEEVVLRLARGLVAETGMRHLCLAGGVALNCVANGKVLRDGIVDDIWIQPAAGDAGGAIGAALAACHQHEKLPRVSTNGPDGMRGAYLGPAFAQAEVERRLTDAGARFSIASDDALIDSTARALSDGQAVGWFQGRMEFGPRALGARSILADPRAPAMQKTLNLKVKYRESFRPFAPAVLREDVADWFDLDKDSPYMLLVAPVAEPHRRGMSAAEEALFGIDKLNVPRSDIPAVTHVDYSARIQTVHAATNPRFHALIDRFKALTGCPILVNTSFNVRGEPIVGTPEDAFRCFMGTDLDLLAIGNCLLRKSDQDAALKQDYRDAFELD
- a CDS encoding SGNH/GDSL hydrolase family protein; its protein translation is MTRPGRLIEYGVAAVFVCAALAVSPQGIALATGRADLSFRVTVISLAFVVFLLIIAFAAATQGRLRRATFYAAALAFPFVLLAGLEAGAVAVRLADVVAPLEDTSTLANQKPWPKHLLSETSYYTTPEGLVLYHPWRNGDISFNALGLRTAMPSPKQPGEWRVAVSGGSAAWGWRVIDADTIAVVLQGLLRRGGHGNVTVYNFGIGGATLKRELALLQHFRALYEIDQVLFYTGANDVFSAYMSATNSRYGPWVGTTVSFELMKTLVRLQAVATAPAPATLQWLDDAVLPAAIKENTLRAGIAATDAYCREAKLVCDFALQPMMFDRPVHPGAEARMAATLARIYPRMDVLARQMYRDAVASGPPGRVFDLSDTFQQAAQPLFLDTVHLNEAGNRIVAERIAPIVTAHVP
- the rnk gene encoding nucleoside diphosphate kinase regulator, with the protein product MTLTRKELPPITLSGIDCERLDRLASAATATFPRTAEFLAREVARATIVPSGFLLHGVVTMGSQVEFKDDTTDQTRTVTLVYPEDADLAEGKLSVLSPVGAALIGLSVGQSIEWQTPGGGWRSLTVLGVRS
- the hslV gene encoding ATP-dependent protease subunit HslV, whose protein sequence is MASNEIPTWHGTTILTVRKGGKVVIGGDGQVSIGQTIIKSNAKKVRKLGKGDVIGGFAGATADAFTLFERLEAKLEQYPGQLTRAAVELAKDWRTDRYLRRLEAMMIVADANVSLVLTGTGDVLEPEQNVMGIGSGGNYALAAARALLDSEHDAETIVRRSLDIAADICVYTNRSVTIESLKG
- the hslU gene encoding ATP-dependent protease ATPase subunit HslU, encoding MTDFSPREIVSELDRYIVGQADAKRAVAIALRNRWRRLQLDDKLREEVLPKNILMIGPTGVGKTEISRRLAKLAGAPFLKVEATKFTEVGYVGRDVEQIVRDLVEIGLSLTRERKRKDVQARAEMSAEERVLSALVGPGASPATRESFRKKLRAGELDDKEIEIEVQAGSSGIPMFEIPGMPGAQLGAVNIGDIFGKLGGGRTKTRRVTVKESHPILVNEESDKLLDDEQLVIEAIRSVEQNGIVFLDEIDKIAGREGRSGADVSREGVQRDLLPLIEGTTVNTKHGPVKTDHILFIASGAFHISKPSDLLPELQGRLPIRVELKALTRDDFRRILTEPEASLIKQYVALMATEGVTLEFGEDAIDAIADIAVAVNASVENIGARRLQTVMERVLDEVSFSAPDRNGETVKVDAAFVQKYIGDLAKNTDLSRFIL
- a CDS encoding HigA family addiction module antitoxin encodes the protein MSADLRGAAAVAGGDLTPGEHLRAEIERLGLDQVAVSQATGVSRQSINNIVNGRQPISRAMAGKLARLTGHSSDYWLRSTFPRAKAPTSSRGKRAAFEPAGRPLGVGILVNHQIVRAVHDGVIRIEPFDETHVQMASIDFTLDDFVVTADGAKVDISDGQSFTLRSGQSVNVSTREWLELPYDYIGHVGARTALARAGIMASHGLQIGPGFKGNLQFCIFNASARHFELRSGDPVISVEILPLSATPIIARAPDREG
- a CDS encoding Smr/MutS family protein; this translates as MSTRDGNRRRPLSREERVLWKAVTQSIVPRRQPTEIDDESEAAPPPASATRINSVKPQPIAAPPRVEMRAPPPLAPLGRRMKQRVVRGKDSIDGRLDLHGLTQSEAHGALLRFLRAAVARDARLVLVITGKGRRDGEGERGVLKRQVPHWLALPEFRALVIGFENAHIAHGGEGALYVRLRRSRD
- the mltA gene encoding murein transglycosylase A; translated protein: MPPKIRSAQIDTLSFDKLPGWKDDNHAEAYAAFLMSCRAILNGTKAMRKARPVYGGLFDVCERAKAAGALDRDKARVFFEHNFKPVRLAQPGETQGFFTGYYETEMHGSRVPTAEYSVPLYAAPEATVRKKQSKVFANLDRTQIEEGALKGKGLEICWVKNPIDAFFAQIQGSTRVKLEDGKLLRLNYVASNGMKYYPVGRDLVDRGIIAKDDMSMDKIRAWMEANPEEAQALRRKNKSFVFFTETSLAAHEECIGAQGVPLTPLRSLAVDKKLHVYGTPIWIDAELPIESEKPETKFQRLLIAQDTGSAIVGPARADIYFGAGEEIGSIAGRIKQFGNFVMLVPRTVATKGNNAPDVPLPKARPKDVIADAGTGSTAASAKSRR